Proteins from a genomic interval of Chanodichthys erythropterus isolate Z2021 chromosome 6, ASM2448905v1, whole genome shotgun sequence:
- the camta1b gene encoding calmodulin-binding transcription activator 1 isoform X2, with translation MILYNRKKVKYRKDGYCWKKRKDGKTTREDHMKLKVQGVECLYGCYVHSSIIPTFHRRCYWLLQNPDIVLVHYLNVPAIEDCGKPCGPILCSINTDKKEWAKWTKEELIGQLKPMCAGSSLHHKCNSAKHRIISPKVDPRTGGAYSSTHSEVQNNDVSEGKTEHSHGGSKNGRAGGDGAGGTGGREKRNGKVHKPALLHQNSMEVSSTNQVEVPDTTQSSPVSISSGLNSDPDMADSPVVTGMGHVASVMNSLSQSATVFMSEVSGDPVYSMSPTVDPNAHLLGADTASSSLVLAVTADSHKFAFAGAVGVGLADAGSTDGLAMLSSASVSEELVLSSNLEAGNIKLPETNMNFDPDCFLNNPKQGQTYGGNGLKTEESNGSSCSNGGLRCSPPLSDNGYGFNPSLVKNIKTEDTSFEQQLAKEGGYQVGEVVSDAVGISGSSSSGSGQNSLALTPTGSLLPSGGGLSPSTTLEQMDFSAIDAKQDYPSSVMSAAGYGQAISSSHLAHQGHSPSFFLQGSPQSQTHQNNSGSTQNSHDSNAYMGLSVVKTDTTGTNGHLHHHTHPSQHTASNCNGGSPNEQNGQAGSLQLLQYQNRFPTPGQEHEEVGGLDQPAGAEQGGGGVQEKDSDCLMKPGDHLQPGGGGENEGVGGAEHYLQQPTEGGGVGQGSGGASARPESGTLCNDTEGNGTNNSPHQQLQPLLQGAGLVQGLFSTVGSHQSLGSSGTNGGGSMEINLDHFDVSFGNQFSDLINDFISVEGGSGTAVVPGGSALYGHQLMTHSGTEGQVSSGTAAQQGADEGAHGARGYNSSDLCLQPCCSPQSTQAGAVAGEAGQLSYMQVAEAVSAAVAHGNMAMLQATGRLFVVTDYSPEWSYPEGGVKVLITGPWQEASSEYTCLFDQITVPASLIQPGVLRCYCPAHDTGLVTLQVAASSQIISNSVVFEYKARALPALPSSQHDWLSLDDNQFRMSILERLEQMERRMAEMAGQQQQQQGGGGPSESGGTGTGGGEGGRNNSEQAQFSPGQGQSQGQGPAGSSFESRVVVVCEKMMNRACWAKSKHLIHSKTFRGMTLLHLAAAQGYTTLIQTLIKWRTKHADSIDLELEVDPLNVDHFSCTPLMWACALGHMEAAVVLYKWDRRALAIPDSLGRLPLAIARSRGHTKLAECLESLQREEQQSGALTTTASMPFSPSTEASAAEGWMNVWGTETSSVGLKESSIPSSASSSSSDLRRPRSEPSSFYSSVSHGDAPLSKKHKPNPETLQTRPSKSCSAPLGLEEQAHKPKTCPSKPREGTVEKEQGDGEQSQTKLASTCGGGRWGSRQAAGRRVPTVGLGKERLANRLRLREIASAGTISDLRTSQEDLENTGDLQNMNMMTLAEEVIEATSDRIKRENFVASDTSLDGVGVSSTMSWLASYLGDAERFLFNKPLTHSPGLAPVHGGGQPELDGPLGKLGFQSPAEWTALLNASHNKEERDLTQLALSDPEQRELYEAARQVQNTFRKYKGRPLREQQELAAAVIQRCYKRYKQLTWIALKYALYKKMTLAAILIQSKFRSYHEQKKFQQSRRAAVLIQQYYRSYKELGRPNPRSRATAAALVQHKLRSSLLTKRQDQAARKIMRFLLRCRHSPLMDHRLFKRGERIEKGQGT, from the exons aACCCTGACATTGTGCTGGTCCACTACCTGAACGTGCCCGCCATAGAGGATTGTGGGAAACCGTGTGGGCCCATCCTGTGCTCCATCAACACGGATAAGAAAGAGTGGGCCAAATGGACCAAGGAAGAGCTCATCGGGCAGCTCAAACCCATGT GTGCTGGGAGCAGCCTGCATCACAAATGCAACAGTGCCAAACACCGTATCATCTCCCCGAAAGTGGACCCTCGCACCGGAGGCGCCTACAGCAGCACCCACTCCGAGGTTCAGAACAACGATGTGTCCGAGGGAAAGACGGAGCACAGCCACGGCGGGAGTAAAAATGGCAGGGCGGGGGGCGATGGTGCTGGTGGAACAGGCGGCCGAGAGAAAAGGAACGGAAAGGTGCACAAGCCGGCGCTGCTTCACCAGAACAGCATGGAGGTGTCCTCAACCAACCAGGTGGAAGTGCCAGATACCACCCAGAGCTCACCTGTCTCCATTAGCAGTGGGCTTAACTCTGACCCCGATATGGCCGACAGTCCCGTAGTGACAGGAATGGGCCACGTAGCCTCCGTAATGAACAGCCTGTCTCAGTCCGCCACTGTATTCATGTCAGAGGTCTCTGGAGACCCTGTCTATAGCATGTCTCCTACTGTAGACCCCAACGCTCACCTCTTGGGTGCTGACACGGCCTCTAGCAGTCTAGTATTAGCAGTGACAGCCGACAGTCACAAGTTTGCCTTTGCTGGAGCGGTGGGAGTGGGTTTGGCAGATGCAGGGTCCACAGACGGACTTGCTATGCTGTCTTCAGCCAGCGTGTCTGAAGAACTGGTGCTGTCTAGTAACCTGGAAGCCGGGAATATCAAGCTGCCCGAGACCAACATGAACTTTGACCCCGACTGCTTCCTCAACAACCCCAAGCAAGGTCAGACCTATGGAGGAAATGGGCTGAAAACCGAGGAGAGCAACGGGAGCAGCTGCAGCAACGGAGGGCTGAGGTGTTCTCCACCACTCAGCGACAACGGTTACGGCTTTAACCCCTCTCTGGTGAAGAACATCAAGACGGAGGACACGTCATTTGAACAACAGCTGGCTAAAGAGGGTGGCTATCAGGTTGGAGAAGTGGTGAGCGATGCCGTCGGTATCTCTGGTTCCTCAAGCAGCGGTTCTGGCCAAAACTCTCTGGCTCTGACGCCCACTGGTTCACTGCTGCCATCTGGAGGTGGACTCAGTCCCAGCACCACACTCGAGCAGATGGATTTCAGCGCCATTGATGCCAAGCAAGACTATCCGTCCAGTGTTATGTCAGCAGCAGGTTATGGACAAGCTATCTCCAGCTCTCACTTGGCCCACCAGGGTCACTCCCCCAGCTTCTTTCTGCAAGGTTCTCCACAGTCCCAGACCCACCAGAACAACTCTGGTTCGACCCAGAACTCCCACGACTCCAATGCCTACATGGGTCTGTCTGTCGTCAAGACAGACACGACAGGAACCAACGGACATCTCCATCACCATACCCACCCCAGCCAGCACACTGCCTCTAACTGCAACGGCGGCTCTCCAAACGAACAGAATGGACAGGCTGGGTCGCTCCAGCTTCTGCAGTACCAGAACCGCTTTCCGACACCAGGCCAGGAGCATGAAGAAGTGGGTGGTTTGGACCAGCCAGCAGGAGCAGAACAAGGAGGAGGCGGCGTCCAAGAGAAGGACTCCGATTGTTTGATGAAACCAGGGGACCACTTGCAACCTGGTGGAGGAGGAGAAAACGAGGGTGTAGGGGGCGCAGAGCACTACCTTCAGCAGCCAACAGAAGGTGGTGGAGTCGGGCAGGGATCTGGAGGAGCGAGCGCAAGGCCAGAAAGTGGAACTCTGTGCAACGACACCGAGGGAAATGGAACCAACAACAGCCCCCATCAACAGCTCCAGCCACTCCTGCAAGGAGCCGGTTTGGTGCAGGGGCTTTTCAGCACCGTAGGGTCCCACCAGAGCCTGGGCAGCAGTGGAACCAATGGAGGAGGATCCATGGAGATCAACCTGGACCATTTTGATGTTTCCTTTGGGAATCAGTTCTCAGATCTCATCAATGACTTCATTTCGGTGGAGGGCGGAAGTGGTACGGCAGTAGTGCCGGGCGGCAGCGCTCTCTACGGTCATCAGCTGATGACCCATTCAGGAACAGAGGGGCAGGTCTCTTCTGGAACCGCTGCGCAACAAGGTGCAGACGAAGGAGCTCATGGGGCGAGAGGGTACAATTCTTCGGACCTCTGCCTGCAGCCCTGTTGCAGCCCGCAGTCCACGCAGGCTGGGGCGGTGGCGGGCGAGGCAGGACAGCTATCATACATGCAGGTGGCCGAGGCCGTGTCGGCAGCCGTGGCACATGGGAACATGGCAATGTTACAGGCTACCGGAAGGCTGTTTGTGGTGACGGACTATTCTCCAGAGTGGTCTTATCCTGAG GGCGGGGTGAAGGTTCTGATCACCGGTCCATGGCAGGAGGCCAGCAGTGAATATACCTGCCTGTTTGATCAGATAACAGTTCCAGCCTCTCTCATCCAGCCCGGGGTGCTACGCTGCTACTGCCCAG CTCATGACACAGGCCTGGTGACCCTGCAGGTGGCAGCCAGCAGTCAAATAATCTCCAACTCAGTGGTGTTTGAGTATAAAGCCCGTGCCCTGCCTGCCCTGCCCTCCTCTCAACACGACTGGCTCTCACTGGACG ATAACCAGTTCAGAATGTCCATCCTGGAACGCCTAGAGCAGATGGAGCGAAGGATGGCAGAGATGGCCggtcagcagcagcagcaacagggCGGTGGAGGACCCTCTGAGAGCGGAGGAACCGGAACAGGAGGTGGAGAAGGAGGAAGAAACAATTCGGAACAGGCACAG TTCTCACCAGGTCAGGGTCAGAGCCAGGGTCAAGGTCCGGCTGGCAGCTCCTTTGAGAGCCGTGTAGTGGTAGTTTGTGAGAAGATGATGAACCGTGCCTGCTGGGCCAAGTCCAAGCACCTGATCCACTCCAAAACGTTCCGGGGCATGACTCTTCTTCATCTGGCAGCTGCCCAGGGCTACACCACCCTTATTCAAACACTAATCAAGTGGCG CACTAAGCATGCAGACAGTATTGACCTGGAACTTGAGGTTGATCCTCTAAACGTGGATCATTTTTCTTGTACCCCACTA ATGTGGGCTTGCGCTTTGGGTCATATGGAAGCAGCAGTGGTTTTGTATAAATGGGATCGGCGAGCTTTGGCCATCCCAGATTCTTTGGGTCGCTTACCGCTGGCTATAGCCCGATCCCGTGGCCACACTAAGCTGGCCGAGTGTCTGGAAAGCCTACAGAGGGAGGAGCAGCAGTCAGGAGCACTGACTACAACTGCCAGCATGCCTTTCTCACCATCTACTGAGGCCTCAGCTGCAGAGGGATGGATGAATGTTTGGGGTACGGAGACATCTTCAGTTGGGCTGAAAGAAAGCAGCATCCCTAGTTCTGCTTCCAGCTCCAGCTCAG ACTTAAGGAGACCCAGGTCGGAACCATCCAGTTTCTATAGCAGTGTTAGTCACGGGGATGCCCCATTGAGCAAGAAACACAAACCCAACCCAGAGACCCTTCAAACTCGGCCCAGCAAATCCTGCTCTGCCCCTCTCGGACTAGAAGAACAGGCCCACAAGCCTAAAACGTGCCCTTCCAAACCGAGGGAAGGTACTGTGGAGAAAGAGCAGGGAGATGGTGAGCAGTCTCAGACTAAGCTGGCCTCAACTTGTGGAGGTGGGCGTTGGGGTTCCAGACAAGCTGCGGGACGCAGAGTGCCAACTGTAGGACTTGGCAAGGAAAGGCTCGCAAACAGACTGAGGTTAAGAGAAATTGCTAGTGCAGGAACAATCTCTGATCTGCGTACAAGCCAAGAGGATCTGGAGAACACAGGAGACCTGCAG aacatgaacatgatgaCTTTAGCGGAGGAAGTCATTGAGGCGACGTCTGACCGCATCAAGAGGGAAAACTTTGTTGCATCAGACACTTCACTAGATGGTGTTGGAGTCAGCAGCACTATGAGCTGGTTGGCCAGTTACCTTGGTGATGCAGAGAG GTTCCTGTTTAACAAGCCCCTAACTCACTCTCCCGGCCTGGCCCCAGTCCACGGTGGAGGACAACCGGAACTAGACGGTCCTCTTGGGAAGCTTGGCTTTCAGTCCCCTGCTGAATGGACTGCACTTCTCAACGCCTCCCACAACAAGGAGGAACGTGACCTGACCCAGCTGGCCCTGTCTGATCCTGAACAGAGAGAACTTTACGAGGCAGCCCGCCAGGTCCAGAACACCTTCCGCAAGTACAAG GGTCGTCCGCTTCGGGAGCAGCAGGAACTGGCAGCTGCTGTTATTCAGCGCTGTTATAAGAGGTATAAACAG CTGACATGGATAGCCTTGAAG TATGCACTTTATAAGAAGATGACGCTGGCCGCCATCCTTATCCAGAGTAAATTCCGCAGCTACCACGAACAGAAGAAGTTCCAGCAGAGTCGCAGGGCAGCCGTGCTGATCCAGCAATATTACCGCAGCTACAAAGAGCTCGGCCGGCCGAACCCACGCAGCCGAGCCACTGCAGCTGCACTGGTGCAGCACAAACTCAG AAGCAGTTTACTGACCAAGAGACAAGACCAGGCTGCCAGAAAAATCATGCGGTTTCTGCTGCGGTGCCGTCACAG CCCCTTGATGGACCATAGACTATTCAAACGG GGCGAAAGAATTGAGAAAGGCCAAGGAACATGA